The following are from one region of the Pocillopora verrucosa isolate sample1 chromosome 3, ASM3666991v2, whole genome shotgun sequence genome:
- the LOC131775451 gene encoding thymidine kinase 2, mitochondrial, with protein sequence MTFKCHSLFALLSRVTKPGLKGSLSRKMIGNIRNVSTCNGVNGNNDHSVNRNITVAIEGNIGSGKTSLLKFFKKNSLVEVIEEPVKKWQNVDGNNTLELMYSDPKRWSYLFESYVLLTMMQVHHRPQTTPVRLLERSAYSARYCFMENLHRSGMLSTVEYTIFQEWFDYLMANEKPQIDLIVYLRTSPEKCMERIKKRSRDEESSVSMELLNSLHERYEEWLVKKSKFSLPAPVVVVDGNKSLTDMFQFYETNTQLLLGINASKTE encoded by the exons atgaccttCAAATGTCATTCGCTTTTCGCGCTCTTGTCGAGAGTAACGAAGCCCGGTTTGAAAG GCAGCCTATCTAGAAAGATGATTGGAAATATTAGAAACGTTAGTACATGTAATGGAGTCAATGGAAACAATGACCATTCAGTGAACAGAAACATCACA GTGGCCATAGAGGGAAACATTGGAAGTGGAAAGACAAGtcttttgaagtttttcaagaaaaattcattgGTAGAG GTTATTGAGGAACCTGTGAAAAAATGGCAGAATGTTGATGGAAATAATACTTTG GAACTTATGTATAGTGATCCAAAGAGATGGAGTTACTTGTTTGAGTCCTATGTCCTTCTCACTATGATGCAAGTTCACCATAGACCCCAG ACTACACCTGTTAGACTACTTGAGAGAAGTGCATATAGTGCAAGGTACTGCTTCATGGAAAATCTCCACAGAAG tGGTATGTTGTCAACAGTAGAGTATACAATCTTTCAAGAGTGGTTTGATTACCTTATGGCAAATGAAAAGCCTCAGATAGATTTAATAG TATATCTCAGAACATCACCAGAGAAATGTATGGAAAGAATAAAGAAGAGGAGTAGAGATGAGGAAAGTTCAGTGTCAATG GAACTTTTAAATTCTTTGCATGAAAGATATGAAGAATGGCTGGTGAAAAAGAGCAAATTCTCCCTGCCTGCTCCAGTAGTA GTGGTAGATGGCAATAAAAGCTTAACTGATATGTTCCAGTTTTATGAAACAAATACTCAGCTTCTTTTGGGTATTAATGCCTCAAAAACAGAATAA
- the LOC136279859 gene encoding acyl-coenzyme A diphosphatase FITM2-like, translated as MPTHFKVAFYWFVVVAGSFIHDFLPLPQSYLSNRRNVLNVYFVKFGWGWTLLVLIPFISFTSSVYTSLNPLAILKHLSRMAVATCGWYIWVNLFVYIEELTGFCEGEEKLISKRSCYQEGFYWNGFDISGHCFLLTYSALVISEELQPKLHWPSITSAVVQTNPENINGFQHRNIARLVTPFVDVFSLFAGLLSILWEFMLVFTTIYFHTVHQKVLGAGIAIFTWYITYRVWYHDALSPGLPWVPND; from the coding sequence ATGCCGACGCATTTTAAAGTAGCCTTTTATTGGTTCGTTGTTGTGGCAGGTTCATTCATCCACGATTTTCTACCGCTTCCTCAGTCCTATCTCTCGAACAGGAGGAATGTCTTAAACGTGTATTTTGTCAAGTTTGGCTGGGGTTGGACACTTCTTGTTCTGATTCCCTTCATATCCTTTACTTCGTCCGTGTACACTTCGTTGAACCCGTTAGCTATACTGAAACATCTTAGTAGGATGGCTGTAGCCACATGTGGATGGTATATTTGGGTGAATCTGTTTGTTTACATCGAGGAGTTGACCGGCTTTTGcgaaggagaagaaaaattgatttcaaagaGGAGCTGCTATCAAGAGGGATTTTACTGGAATGGTTTTGATATATCGGGACACTGTTTTCTTCTAACTTACAGTGCACTGGTTATTAGTGAAGAACTACAACCCAAACTTCATTGGCCGTCAATAACGTCGGCTGTTGTACAAACAAATCCTGAAAATATTAATGGCTTTCAACACAGGAACATTGCTCGACTAGTAACCCCTTTTGTAGacgttttttctctctttgcaGGCCTCCTTTCAATCTTGTGGGAGTTCATGCTTGTGTTCACCACAATTTATTTTCACACTGTTCATCAGAAAGTTCTTGGGGCTGGTATAGCGATATTTACCTGGTATATCACTTACAGAGTCTGGTATCATGATGCACTGTCACCAGGACTGCCTTGGGTCCCTAATGATTAA